Proteins from a genomic interval of Rosa chinensis cultivar Old Blush chromosome 2, RchiOBHm-V2, whole genome shotgun sequence:
- the LOC112186867 gene encoding KH domain-containing protein At4g18375 isoform X1 translates to MMFSFISLQAVSSFVNFSLLWVSVSGSIMDWNKRNVLSQRPTVQFKRKGSGNKKGNWNNSNREQSSGNSQSLDTVYRILCPSKKIGGVIGKGGGIIKSLREETRSKITVADSVPGSDERVIIIFSSPIKISRKQNSDEDSKEPLEPHCAAQDALLKVHDRIVEEDLYNGVTFDDDNENIVVTRLLVPNNLVGCLLGKRGDVIQRLRSETRANIRVLPADQLPTCAMDTDELVQISGKPDVAKRALYEVSTLLHQNPRKDKPPLGLAIPFGGQGFHLPGAPNMLPPGNPMWPNREPSHSMPPMPWMGEYGNHSSGYARGGFNGDPAGHGVEASAEFYIKILCSAGKIGGVIGKGGFNVKQLQEETGANIHVQDASTDSEERVIRVSAFEIYMLPYMLVVDHLAILFQALRNPRSQTIEAILQLQNKASELSDKGTITTRLLVPSSKVGCILGQGGQVINEMRRRTQADIRVYSKDDRPKCAAEDEELVQISGSFVVAKDALAEITSRLRVRTLRDTNAGEEHAPIGPAHRFGPSGSLPVRGMPPPPSAIRAGSSGRYDPLKVGRHEYEPERYLVLPAASGYQRVNSALDSRIPNNAVDSFTGIGGSNISHIGEVSGSRVKFQDSQSSRPERVPEIRGPDQLNAAQNILQALMASIGQNASAQPSSYHNANTRQGSYHNISDHQSPYHVNAPRSPHRMNAPQSPYRVNAQQSPYQIKAQQSPYQSNTHQSPYHINAHQGPYQINAQQSSYQLSAPQGSNPNINAPQGAYRNLNSQQATYHNLNSQQGAYHNLNSQQGAYQYRP, encoded by the exons ATGATGTTCAGCTTTATTTCCCTCCAGGCAGTTTCGTCGTTCGTAAATTTTAGTCTACTTTGGGTATCAGTTTCTGGGAGTATTATGGATTGGAACAAGCGGAATGTTCTCAGCCAACGGCCTACTGTGCAGTTTAAAAGAAAAGGGAGCGGCAACAAGAAAGGAAACTGGAATAATTCAAACCGCGAACAGTCTTCAGGAAATTCTCAGTCCCTTGATACTGTGTATCGTATACTTTGCCCCTCTAAAAAAATTGGTGGTGTAATTGGAAAAGGTGGTGGCATAATCAAATCCCTGAGAGAAGAGACCCGGTCCAAGATTACAGTTGCTGATTCTGTTCCGGGCTCAGATGAGAGAGTCATTATTATCTTTAGTTCCCCAATCAAAATTTCAAGGAAACAAAATAGTGATGAAGATTCAAAGGAGCCCTTGGAGCCACACTGTGCTGCCCAAGATGCACTTTTGAAAGTTCATGACAGGATTGTAGAGGAAGATCTTTATAATGGAGTTACATTTGATGATGATAATGAGAATATTGTTGTCACAAGACTTCTAGTTCCAAACAACTTGGTAGGATGTCTTCTAGGAAAGCGTGGGGATGTTATTCAAAGATTGCGAAGTGAGACACGTGCAAACATTCGGGTTCTTCCTGCAGATCAGCTTCCTACTTGTGCTATGGATACTGATGAATTGGTGCAG ATATCCGGAAAACCGGACGTGGCAAAAAGAGCACTGTATGAAGTGTCTACTCTATTGCATCAGAATCCACGTAAGGACAAACCTCCTTTGGGATTGGCTATACCTTTTGGGGGTCAGGGGTTTCATCTGCCAGGAGCCCCAAATATGCTGCCACCTGGCAATCCAATGTGGCCTAATAGGGAACCTTCCCACAGTATGCCACCAATGCCATGGATGGGAGAATATGGAAATCATTCCTCTGGATATGCTCGAGGAGGGTTTAATGGTGATCCTGCGGGACATGGGGTTGAAGCTTCAGCTGAGTTTTATATAAAGATTTTGTGTTCGGCTGGGAAAATTGGTGGGGTTATTGGCAAGGGGGGTTTTAATGTGAAACAGTTACAAGAGGAAACAGGAGCCAATATTCATGTTCAGGATGCATCAACAGACTCAGAAGAACGTGTGATTCGTGTCTCTGCTTTCGAG ATTTATATGCTACCATATATGCTAGTGGTAGATCACCTTGCTATACTCTTTCAGGCTTTGCGGAATCCAAGGTCGCAAACAATTGAGGCAATTCTTCAGCTTCAAAACAAAGCAAGTGAATTATCTGATAAAGGTACGATCACGACTAGGCTTCTTGTTCCATCTAGTAAAGTTGGCTGCATCCTTGGACAAGGAGGACAAGTTATTAATGAGATGAGAAGGAGAACCCAGGCAGATATTCGTGTGTACTCGAAAGACGATAGGCCTAAATGTGCAGCTGAAGATGAAGAGCTTGTGCAG ATATCTGGGAGCTTTGTTGTTGCTAAAGATGCTTTGGCTGAGATTACATCAAGACTGAGAGTAAGAACTCTGCGTGATACAAATGCTGGAGAAGAACATGCTCCTATTGGCCCTGCGCACAGATTTGGTCCTTCTGGCAGCTTGCCTGTTAGAGGAATGCCACCACCACCTAGTGCAATTAGAGCTGGCAGCTCTGGTCGATATGATCCTCTAAAG GTTGGTAGACATGAATATGAACCAGAGAGATATCTAGTTCTGCCGGCAGCTTCTGG CTATCAAAGAGTCAACAGTGCTTTGGATAGTAGGATTCCAAATAATGCAGTGGATTCTTTTACTGGAATAGGGGGGAGCAACATTTCCCATATTGGAGAG GTTTCAGGATCAAGAGTGAAATTCCAAGACTCCCAAAGTAGTCGCCCTGAACGTGTGCCTGAGATCCGTGGTCCTGATCAATTGAATGCAGCACAGAATATCCTTCAGGCCCTCATGGCTTCTATTGGTCAAAATGCAAGTGCTCAGCCAAGTTCCTACCACAACGCAAATACTCGGCAAGGCTCCTACCACAACATCTCTGATCACCAAAGCCCGTATCATGTCAATGCTCCAAGAAGCCCACACCGAATGAATGCTCCACAAAGTCCCTATCGAGTAAATGCGCAGCAAAGTCCATACCAAATCAAGGCTCAGCAAAGCCCCTACCAAAGCAATACTCATCAAAGCCCCTACCATATCAATGCTCATCAAGGCCCGTACCAAATCAATGCTCAGCAAAGCTCTTATCAGTTGAGTGCTCCACAAGGATCAAACCCCAACATCAATGCTCCACAAGGTGCATACCGTAACCTTAACTCACAGCAAGCTACGTACCATAACCTTAACTCACAGCAAGGTGCATATCATAACCTTAACTCACAGCAAGGTGCCTACCAGTACCGACCCTGA
- the LOC121051859 gene encoding uncharacterized protein LOC121051859, which translates to MAATVAVPSAIVLKVLTTNNYEDWSIRVKTYLLAKGLWKVVGSATEPPSVEDEAWIKNNAEALHAIHISCGDDTFSFIRDMDTAKAAWNTLEKRLKPARLPERKGHSSNANSATNDHDHNTYQHFFHCVERESTADALEFLKQNPHPIRELRHPSSDLPALHFAISECNAWIL; encoded by the exons ATGGCAGCGACGGTGGCCGTCCCCAGTGCTATAGTCCTTAAAGTTTTAACCACAAATAACTATGAAGATTGGAGTATTCGGGTCAAAACCTATCTGCTGGCTAAGGGTCTTTGGAAGGTCGTCGGATCCGCCACGGAACCTCCTAGTGTAGAAGATGAGGCATGGATTAAGAACAATGCAGAGGCTTTGCATGCTATTCATATTTCTTGCGGAGATGATACCTTCTCTTTTATTCGGGACATGGACACAGCTAAAGCTGCGTGGAATACTTTAGAAAAAAGGTTGAAGCCCGCTAGACTACCGGAAAGGAAAG GACACAGCAGCAATGCCAATTCCGCCACCAATGATCATGATCACAACACCTATCAACATTTCTTCCATTGTGTGGAGCGTGAAAGCACAGCTGATGCACTGGAGTTTCTTAAACAAAATCCTCACCCAATAAGAGAACTAAGACATCCATCATCCGACCTTCCGGCTCTTCACTTCGCAATCTCGGAGTGTAACGCGTGGATATTATAG
- the LOC112186867 gene encoding KH domain-containing protein At4g18375 isoform X3 → MDWNKRNVLSQRPTVQFKRKGSGNKKGNWNNSNREQSSGNSQSLDTVYRILCPSKKIGGVIGKGGGIIKSLREETRSKITVADSVPGSDERVIIIFSSPIKISRKQNSDEDSKEPLEPHCAAQDALLKVHDRIVEEDLYNGVTFDDDNENIVVTRLLVPNNLVGCLLGKRGDVIQRLRSETRANIRVLPADQLPTCAMDTDELVQISGKPDVAKRALYEVSTLLHQNPRKDKPPLGLAIPFGGQGFHLPGAPNMLPPGNPMWPNREPSHSMPPMPWMGEYGNHSSGYARGGFNGDPAGHGVEASAEFYIKILCSAGKIGGVIGKGGFNVKQLQEETGANIHVQDASTDSEERVIRVSAFEIYMLPYMLVVDHLAILFQALRNPRSQTIEAILQLQNKASELSDKGTITTRLLVPSSKVGCILGQGGQVINEMRRRTQADIRVYSKDDRPKCAAEDEELVQISGSFVVAKDALAEITSRLRVRTLRDTNAGEEHAPIGPAHRFGPSGSLPVRGMPPPPSAIRAGSSGRYDPLKVGRHEYEPERYLVLPAASGYQRVNSALDSRIPNNAVDSFTGIGGSNISHIGEVSGSRVKFQDSQSSRPERVPEIRGPDQLNAAQNILQALMASIGQNASAQPSSYHNANTRQGSYHNISDHQSPYHVNAPRSPHRMNAPQSPYRVNAQQSPYQIKAQQSPYQSNTHQSPYHINAHQGPYQINAQQSSYQLSAPQGSNPNINAPQGAYRNLNSQQATYHNLNSQQGAYHNLNSQQGAYQYRP, encoded by the exons ATGGATTGGAACAAGCGGAATGTTCTCAGCCAACGGCCTACTGTGCAGTTTAAAAGAAAAGGGAGCGGCAACAAGAAAGGAAACTGGAATAATTCAAACCGCGAACAGTCTTCAGGAAATTCTCAGTCCCTTGATACTGTGTATCGTATACTTTGCCCCTCTAAAAAAATTGGTGGTGTAATTGGAAAAGGTGGTGGCATAATCAAATCCCTGAGAGAAGAGACCCGGTCCAAGATTACAGTTGCTGATTCTGTTCCGGGCTCAGATGAGAGAGTCATTATTATCTTTAGTTCCCCAATCAAAATTTCAAGGAAACAAAATAGTGATGAAGATTCAAAGGAGCCCTTGGAGCCACACTGTGCTGCCCAAGATGCACTTTTGAAAGTTCATGACAGGATTGTAGAGGAAGATCTTTATAATGGAGTTACATTTGATGATGATAATGAGAATATTGTTGTCACAAGACTTCTAGTTCCAAACAACTTGGTAGGATGTCTTCTAGGAAAGCGTGGGGATGTTATTCAAAGATTGCGAAGTGAGACACGTGCAAACATTCGGGTTCTTCCTGCAGATCAGCTTCCTACTTGTGCTATGGATACTGATGAATTGGTGCAG ATATCCGGAAAACCGGACGTGGCAAAAAGAGCACTGTATGAAGTGTCTACTCTATTGCATCAGAATCCACGTAAGGACAAACCTCCTTTGGGATTGGCTATACCTTTTGGGGGTCAGGGGTTTCATCTGCCAGGAGCCCCAAATATGCTGCCACCTGGCAATCCAATGTGGCCTAATAGGGAACCTTCCCACAGTATGCCACCAATGCCATGGATGGGAGAATATGGAAATCATTCCTCTGGATATGCTCGAGGAGGGTTTAATGGTGATCCTGCGGGACATGGGGTTGAAGCTTCAGCTGAGTTTTATATAAAGATTTTGTGTTCGGCTGGGAAAATTGGTGGGGTTATTGGCAAGGGGGGTTTTAATGTGAAACAGTTACAAGAGGAAACAGGAGCCAATATTCATGTTCAGGATGCATCAACAGACTCAGAAGAACGTGTGATTCGTGTCTCTGCTTTCGAG ATTTATATGCTACCATATATGCTAGTGGTAGATCACCTTGCTATACTCTTTCAGGCTTTGCGGAATCCAAGGTCGCAAACAATTGAGGCAATTCTTCAGCTTCAAAACAAAGCAAGTGAATTATCTGATAAAGGTACGATCACGACTAGGCTTCTTGTTCCATCTAGTAAAGTTGGCTGCATCCTTGGACAAGGAGGACAAGTTATTAATGAGATGAGAAGGAGAACCCAGGCAGATATTCGTGTGTACTCGAAAGACGATAGGCCTAAATGTGCAGCTGAAGATGAAGAGCTTGTGCAG ATATCTGGGAGCTTTGTTGTTGCTAAAGATGCTTTGGCTGAGATTACATCAAGACTGAGAGTAAGAACTCTGCGTGATACAAATGCTGGAGAAGAACATGCTCCTATTGGCCCTGCGCACAGATTTGGTCCTTCTGGCAGCTTGCCTGTTAGAGGAATGCCACCACCACCTAGTGCAATTAGAGCTGGCAGCTCTGGTCGATATGATCCTCTAAAG GTTGGTAGACATGAATATGAACCAGAGAGATATCTAGTTCTGCCGGCAGCTTCTGG CTATCAAAGAGTCAACAGTGCTTTGGATAGTAGGATTCCAAATAATGCAGTGGATTCTTTTACTGGAATAGGGGGGAGCAACATTTCCCATATTGGAGAG GTTTCAGGATCAAGAGTGAAATTCCAAGACTCCCAAAGTAGTCGCCCTGAACGTGTGCCTGAGATCCGTGGTCCTGATCAATTGAATGCAGCACAGAATATCCTTCAGGCCCTCATGGCTTCTATTGGTCAAAATGCAAGTGCTCAGCCAAGTTCCTACCACAACGCAAATACTCGGCAAGGCTCCTACCACAACATCTCTGATCACCAAAGCCCGTATCATGTCAATGCTCCAAGAAGCCCACACCGAATGAATGCTCCACAAAGTCCCTATCGAGTAAATGCGCAGCAAAGTCCATACCAAATCAAGGCTCAGCAAAGCCCCTACCAAAGCAATACTCATCAAAGCCCCTACCATATCAATGCTCATCAAGGCCCGTACCAAATCAATGCTCAGCAAAGCTCTTATCAGTTGAGTGCTCCACAAGGATCAAACCCCAACATCAATGCTCCACAAGGTGCATACCGTAACCTTAACTCACAGCAAGCTACGTACCATAACCTTAACTCACAGCAAGGTGCATATCATAACCTTAACTCACAGCAAGGTGCCTACCAGTACCGACCCTGA
- the LOC112186867 gene encoding KH domain-containing protein At4g18375 isoform X2, which translates to MMFSFISLQAVSSFVNFSLLWVSVSGSIMDWNKRNVLSQRPTVQFKRKGSGNKKGNWNNSNREQSSGNSQSLDTVYRILCPSKKIGGVIGKGGGIIKSLREETRSKITVADSVPGSDERVIIIFSSPIKISRKQNSDEDSKEPLEPHCAAQDALLKVHDRIVEEDLYNGVTFDDDNENIVVTRLLVPNNLVGCLLGKRGDVIQRLRSETRANIRVLPADQLPTCAMDTDELVQISGKPDVAKRALYEVSTLLHQNPRKDKPPLGLAIPFGGQGFHLPGAPNMLPPGNPMWPNREPSHSMPPMPWMGEYGNHSSGYARGGFNGDPAGHGVEASAEFYIKILCSAGKIGGVIGKGGFNVKQLQEETGANIHVQDASTDSEERVIRVSAFEALRNPRSQTIEAILQLQNKASELSDKGTITTRLLVPSSKVGCILGQGGQVINEMRRRTQADIRVYSKDDRPKCAAEDEELVQISGSFVVAKDALAEITSRLRVRTLRDTNAGEEHAPIGPAHRFGPSGSLPVRGMPPPPSAIRAGSSGRYDPLKVGRHEYEPERYLVLPAASGYQRVNSALDSRIPNNAVDSFTGIGGSNISHIGEVSGSRVKFQDSQSSRPERVPEIRGPDQLNAAQNILQALMASIGQNASAQPSSYHNANTRQGSYHNISDHQSPYHVNAPRSPHRMNAPQSPYRVNAQQSPYQIKAQQSPYQSNTHQSPYHINAHQGPYQINAQQSSYQLSAPQGSNPNINAPQGAYRNLNSQQATYHNLNSQQGAYHNLNSQQGAYQYRP; encoded by the exons ATGATGTTCAGCTTTATTTCCCTCCAGGCAGTTTCGTCGTTCGTAAATTTTAGTCTACTTTGGGTATCAGTTTCTGGGAGTATTATGGATTGGAACAAGCGGAATGTTCTCAGCCAACGGCCTACTGTGCAGTTTAAAAGAAAAGGGAGCGGCAACAAGAAAGGAAACTGGAATAATTCAAACCGCGAACAGTCTTCAGGAAATTCTCAGTCCCTTGATACTGTGTATCGTATACTTTGCCCCTCTAAAAAAATTGGTGGTGTAATTGGAAAAGGTGGTGGCATAATCAAATCCCTGAGAGAAGAGACCCGGTCCAAGATTACAGTTGCTGATTCTGTTCCGGGCTCAGATGAGAGAGTCATTATTATCTTTAGTTCCCCAATCAAAATTTCAAGGAAACAAAATAGTGATGAAGATTCAAAGGAGCCCTTGGAGCCACACTGTGCTGCCCAAGATGCACTTTTGAAAGTTCATGACAGGATTGTAGAGGAAGATCTTTATAATGGAGTTACATTTGATGATGATAATGAGAATATTGTTGTCACAAGACTTCTAGTTCCAAACAACTTGGTAGGATGTCTTCTAGGAAAGCGTGGGGATGTTATTCAAAGATTGCGAAGTGAGACACGTGCAAACATTCGGGTTCTTCCTGCAGATCAGCTTCCTACTTGTGCTATGGATACTGATGAATTGGTGCAG ATATCCGGAAAACCGGACGTGGCAAAAAGAGCACTGTATGAAGTGTCTACTCTATTGCATCAGAATCCACGTAAGGACAAACCTCCTTTGGGATTGGCTATACCTTTTGGGGGTCAGGGGTTTCATCTGCCAGGAGCCCCAAATATGCTGCCACCTGGCAATCCAATGTGGCCTAATAGGGAACCTTCCCACAGTATGCCACCAATGCCATGGATGGGAGAATATGGAAATCATTCCTCTGGATATGCTCGAGGAGGGTTTAATGGTGATCCTGCGGGACATGGGGTTGAAGCTTCAGCTGAGTTTTATATAAAGATTTTGTGTTCGGCTGGGAAAATTGGTGGGGTTATTGGCAAGGGGGGTTTTAATGTGAAACAGTTACAAGAGGAAACAGGAGCCAATATTCATGTTCAGGATGCATCAACAGACTCAGAAGAACGTGTGATTCGTGTCTCTGCTTTCGAG GCTTTGCGGAATCCAAGGTCGCAAACAATTGAGGCAATTCTTCAGCTTCAAAACAAAGCAAGTGAATTATCTGATAAAGGTACGATCACGACTAGGCTTCTTGTTCCATCTAGTAAAGTTGGCTGCATCCTTGGACAAGGAGGACAAGTTATTAATGAGATGAGAAGGAGAACCCAGGCAGATATTCGTGTGTACTCGAAAGACGATAGGCCTAAATGTGCAGCTGAAGATGAAGAGCTTGTGCAG ATATCTGGGAGCTTTGTTGTTGCTAAAGATGCTTTGGCTGAGATTACATCAAGACTGAGAGTAAGAACTCTGCGTGATACAAATGCTGGAGAAGAACATGCTCCTATTGGCCCTGCGCACAGATTTGGTCCTTCTGGCAGCTTGCCTGTTAGAGGAATGCCACCACCACCTAGTGCAATTAGAGCTGGCAGCTCTGGTCGATATGATCCTCTAAAG GTTGGTAGACATGAATATGAACCAGAGAGATATCTAGTTCTGCCGGCAGCTTCTGG CTATCAAAGAGTCAACAGTGCTTTGGATAGTAGGATTCCAAATAATGCAGTGGATTCTTTTACTGGAATAGGGGGGAGCAACATTTCCCATATTGGAGAG GTTTCAGGATCAAGAGTGAAATTCCAAGACTCCCAAAGTAGTCGCCCTGAACGTGTGCCTGAGATCCGTGGTCCTGATCAATTGAATGCAGCACAGAATATCCTTCAGGCCCTCATGGCTTCTATTGGTCAAAATGCAAGTGCTCAGCCAAGTTCCTACCACAACGCAAATACTCGGCAAGGCTCCTACCACAACATCTCTGATCACCAAAGCCCGTATCATGTCAATGCTCCAAGAAGCCCACACCGAATGAATGCTCCACAAAGTCCCTATCGAGTAAATGCGCAGCAAAGTCCATACCAAATCAAGGCTCAGCAAAGCCCCTACCAAAGCAATACTCATCAAAGCCCCTACCATATCAATGCTCATCAAGGCCCGTACCAAATCAATGCTCAGCAAAGCTCTTATCAGTTGAGTGCTCCACAAGGATCAAACCCCAACATCAATGCTCCACAAGGTGCATACCGTAACCTTAACTCACAGCAAGCTACGTACCATAACCTTAACTCACAGCAAGGTGCATATCATAACCTTAACTCACAGCAAGGTGCCTACCAGTACCGACCCTGA
- the LOC112186076 gene encoding zinc finger BED domain-containing protein RICESLEEPER 2-like: MAANMRSRWFKYYGSFHEINHMVIIGLVLDARFKLKNVTHTFQTEGLDDDEVQRRTLEIKTLLFALYDQYVMVVDGGRHLQRQQSPGSSSSTLTSRSNHSRGGVRGQLLNNWKKVVQESSEAVIAHEVDQYLDAPLDPTDDEDCFDILCWWKINGCKFPVLAAIARDVLGIQTSTVASESCFSTGGRVIDCFRSSLTPRTVEGLICMQNWLLGDDIAEVVDDCSIENLEFYEEVEQEHESTASSKTNVCPAPNPRAKGKGKLGAASNVIDV, from the exons ATGGCAGCCAACATGAGATCTAGATGGTTCAAGTACTATGGTTCATTTCATGAAATCAATCACATGGTCATCATTGGCCTTGTATTAGATGCAAGGTTCAAGTTGAAGAATGTGACTCACACCTTTCAAACTGAAGGtttagatgatgatgaagtgcAGAGAAGAACCTTGGAAATTAAAACGCTTCTATTTGCTCTATATGATCAG TATGTCATGGTTGTAGATGGAGGTAGACACTTGCAAAGGCAGCAGTCTCCAGGCTCTTCATCTAGCACACTTACAAGTAGAAGCAACCACAGCAGAGGAGGAGTTAGAGGCCAGCTGCTTAATAATTGGAAGAAGGTTGTTCAAGAAAGCAGTGAGGCAGTCATAGCACATGAAGTGGATCAGTACCTGGATGCTCCATTGGACCCAACTGATGATGAAGATTGCTTTGACATCCTGTGCTGGTGGAAGATAAATGGTTGCAAGTTTCCAGTCTTGGCAGCAATAGCAAGGGATGTTCTTGGAATCCAAACCTCCACAGTAGCCTCCGAGTCTTGTTTTTCAACAGGAGGCAGAGTGATTGACTGTTTTAGGAGCTCATTAACTCCTAGAACAGTGGAGGGACTGATTTGCATGCAGAACTGGTTGCTAGGTGATGATATTGCAGAGGTTGTTGATGATTGCTCAATTGAAAACCTCGAGttttatgaagaagttgagCAAG agcatGAAAGCACTGCATCTAGCAAAACCAATGTATGTCCAGCTCCAAATCCAAGAGCAAAAGGCAAGGGAAAGCTTGGGGCAGCTAGTAATGTGATAGATGTTTGA